From the Armatimonadota bacterium genome, the window CCTGCAGCGCATAGCCCAAACCGAAGCGCGAGAGGTGGCTGGGTTAGCGGTGAGGGAGATTAACCGCATGGACGGTACCAAGTTCCTGTTCGAAAACGGCGCATGGCTGCTGCTGAGGGCGTCGGGTACGGAGCCGGTTGTGCGCGTGTACGCCGAAGCCGCTACCCCCGAGCTGGTACGGAGCCTGCTGGCTGCGGGCGAAGCACTGGTGCGGGGGAAACAGTAACTTGCTGACACCTGACATCGCGGAGGCAACCTCCTGGGTTGCCCCTCACCAACCGTACCGCTCCGGTCCCCAATCTTTCTCTATCAGTTCTTGCTTGAGCAAAATCAGCCTGCGGCTGGGCACATCCTCGTACACCACCACACCCGGCCCTATACAGGTGTACGCCCCGATTTTGACGCCCGGCTGGGTAATCACGTTCACCCCTGTACGGCTGAAGTCCCCAAAGTAAGTGGCGTCCGCACCGTGCACGGGAAACTCGCGCCTGCCCTTGATGCGGTGGATGGTCTCTGCGTCGTCGAAGCGCAGAGTGCCGCAGACCGTTGCCGCGCCGATGTCCACCGATTGTCCAACCACCCCTGAAATCTCGCAGTAGTGGTACAGATACGCGCCATCGAACATCACGCCGTCCATCTCCGCGCCATGCCCTACAATGCACCGATTGCCCACCACGCTGTACGCACCTATCAGGCAATAGTCGCTAACGCGCGTGTGCTCGCCAATCGCCACCGCGTTGCCCACTATCGCCCCGTTTACCACGCGCGTGTGCTTGCCGATAAACACGTTGCCCTCTATCACCACGCGGTTGCCAATTTGGCTGCCCTCACCTAACACCACAAAGCCCCTTATCTCCGCGCCGTCGTGTACTTGTGCGGTGGGATGGATACGGTTTTCGGTGAGGCTTTTGCTCATTTCGTCCAGCACGCGGCGATTCGCTTCCAGGATGTGCCACGGTTTATCCATGTCTACCAGATAGTCTTCTACTTCTACCGCCAACACCTCTTCGCCGTCGTCTATCAGCATCTGCACGCTTTGCGCCAGCTCCGCTTCCACAGGGGGCATACCCCCTACGGGTACGTGCGTCATGATGCCGGGGTTGTTCTGGATGGTAGGAACGGCTTTTGGCGAGAAAGCGTACATGCCGCACAATCGATGTTCGCAATCGCGGCTGTGCCCTTCCACATACTCAATGTGTCCATGCTTCACCTCCGCGCCCAGCCAGTCGATTCGGCGCTCGGGGGGCACAAGGGGCTGTACGAGTGCCACTGTGGCGGCGGCGCTACCTCTGGTAACCTCCAGAAAGCGGTTGACCGTTGCCTGCGTGGTGACTATATCCCCATAGCAGACCGCAAAGGGCTGGGAAGTGTCCAGCAGAGGTAGCGCCGCCTGCACGCAAACCGCCGTGCCGGGTGTGCCCTGCACATTGACGAAGGCTATCGCTATACCGTCCAGCCCGTGCAGAGCGGCGCGGACGGAGCCTGCGTGCGTTCCCACAGCGACTACTACCCTGTGGATGCCTGCTTCGCGCAGTTGCCGGGCTAGCCGACGCACGGCGGGTTCATTCACCACTGGTATGGTGCATTTATTACGCACCTCGTTGTAGGGCCAGATGCGGGTTCCCGCACCCGCTGCAAGAATGATAGCCTGGTTCAATCTATCTCCTCCCTAAACGGAAAGTGGAAATGAGTGTCCGTTATCCCTGCCTTTTCCAGCAATCGCCTGGCCTCTTCTTCCCGCCCCAAGAGCCGAAGCGCCTCTGCCTGATAGCGATAATCCTCCTCGGTCGCGGCGCGACAATGTACGCATTCCTCCCAGTACCGGCGAGCCAGTTCTTCTTGCCCCAGCTGATGCGACGCGAAGCCCGCGTAAAAAAGCGGAACCGCATCGACGGGACGGGCTGGCTTACCGACGCCCAGATGGTGCGGATACTCTAAGGCTCTCTGGAAGTACTCCAGCGCGCCCTGCCAATCGCCCTTGTACGCCAGCTCCTCGCCTTTGCCTGTGTGCGCTTTCACCCAGGTGGGGCGGGTAGAGGTTTCTCCCTCGGCGACGTGGAAGGTGCGCGAATGGAGCACCTGTATCGCCTCGTCGTACTCACCGAGCTCCACCAGCAATCTGGCGTATAGCTGCGCTACTCTGTTTTCCTGCAGTACCTCCTGCGGAGCCCGCCGCAAACGGGACAGTGCGAACAGAGGCGAGTACGGCTTGGAAATGAACAGTATTTCACGCTCCAGCCACAGGTAGTGATCGGTTGGGTCCAGCGATTTCGCCTTTTCATAGTAGCGCCCCGCCACGCCATGCTGCTTGCAGTACCAGGCTAGCACGATAGCGATGTTGCGATATAGTATGGGTAAAATGGGCAATCCTGTGGCGTTTTGGGACCTGAGGCAGGTTTTTGCCAGTGCCCCCCATGCCCTGCGACTGCGACGAGCCTGCAATCTTTCTGCGGAAATCTCTTCTCGATGCAGCATGTCGTCTACCGCTCTGGGGTTCAGTGCACGCAACCACTCCAGCAGCGCCTCGCCAGGACGACGGTGCGCCATTAGCCAGTTACCCAGCGCATAGCGCACCAGCGGGTCATCGGGACGACGGGCAAGCACCTGCTGTAGAGCGAGGTAGTCTTCGGTGCGCCAGGGGAATAGATACTCAGTGTTGCTACGTGCCGCAAGCAAGGCATGTTCTACCACCTGCGCAGGCAAGCCCTTCCTCGCGTAAGCGAGCGCGAGCAGATAGTGTCCCATCGCCATTTCAGGCAAACCCAGGCGGGAAGGGGATTCCAGAATGCGGATGGCGTCGTTCGGACAACCGGCGTTCAGGTAGTCGCAGGCAACCTCCTCGAAGGTATGTGGTTGCACAGCCAGCGGACGCAACAGGCTCACCGCATCCGCTTCGGGTGAAGCAGGTGTGCTCAGGAAGGCTTCGGTGCGCAGTAGGGGCTCTAGCGGCGCGAGTAGATGCACCTGCAGGCGCACCTGCGCTGCCTCCTCCAGCTCCCCACGCAGACGCAGCACTACCGCACGCATCATCCACGCCTTGATGTCTGCGGCGTTATACAGCAGCGCCTCGGCAAGCAGGTCGTCTGCGCGTGCGTAGTCCCCACGCCGCATCGCGCACAGCCCCAGCAGGTAAAACGCCAGACTGCGATATTCTGCACTGCGCCTCAAGGGGTACAGATACTCTTCCGCCTGCGCATCCCTGCCGAGCGTCATCAGGCACAGCGCGCGCAGATACATCGCTTCTGCGTTCTGCGGGTCACGCTGTAGCACGCTCTGCGTGTGCTGGAGGCACTCTTCAAAACGCCCATCTTCCAGCCGCAGGCGGGCCAGTGCGTTCGCAGCCTGCAGAGAACCCATCGCTTGAGCGGCGCGATACTTCGTATCCGCTTCGTCCATGCGGTTCGTACGCTCATGG encodes:
- a CDS encoding glucose-1-phosphate thymidylyltransferase, whose translation is MNQAIILAAGAGTRIWPYNEVRNKCTIPVVNEPAVRRLARQLREAGIHRVVVAVGTHAGSVRAALHGLDGIAIAFVNVQGTPGTAVCVQAALPLLDTSQPFAVCYGDIVTTQATVNRFLEVTRGSAAATVALVQPLVPPERRIDWLGAEVKHGHIEYVEGHSRDCEHRLCGMYAFSPKAVPTIQNNPGIMTHVPVGGMPPVEAELAQSVQMLIDDGEEVLAVEVEDYLVDMDKPWHILEANRRVLDEMSKSLTENRIHPTAQVHDGAEIRGFVVLGEGSQIGNRVVIEGNVFIGKHTRVVNGAIVGNAVAIGEHTRVSDYCLIGAYSVVGNRCIVGHGAEMDGVMFDGAYLYHYCEISGVVGQSVDIGAATVCGTLRFDDAETIHRIKGRREFPVHGADATYFGDFSRTGVNVITQPGVKIGAYTCIGPGVVVYEDVPSRRLILLKQELIEKDWGPERYGW